A window of the Carassius gibelio isolate Cgi1373 ecotype wild population from Czech Republic chromosome B16, carGib1.2-hapl.c, whole genome shotgun sequence genome harbors these coding sequences:
- the LOC127974962 gene encoding uncharacterized protein LOC127974962 isoform X2, protein MTLLSKSETCTRIKPHMAHEPFRRTSAFTMKLTNICLTLLVFINAVHSAAMRDAFEMNLHLDHTDPTQLSEMDLATEKILDVLHPMDPTAECKDPEIVNSADVAEERSFESSNSDSRLAERTSIEDSRDGDSDKRLKLRTTLRDTHKALQEHYGNSAESMSMDRTVMDIDMTEDSNKHINEATVMEDISSQEMDRSEENGRYRPPRTRKMLEKHNSDTSRHNLDFMKEMDPIIQISAGRMNLKGQSGKPHDTDKPKQESHRRAMVLDSPESVDTPDRPDSEERGDDGRGTYQTHISGIKAKLNYAADQDTLDDSRELVDLIPGCTETSVEHPMEENNGLDAPNVDQKIQKVSMSYQNQLRKICPTKRIRASNNPRAQLDLDSPERVNSELLDRDISREMLEYMVVPL, encoded by the exons ATGACCCTATTGTCCAAATCAGAGACCTGCACTCGTATAAAGCCACACATGGCACATGAGCCCTTCAGAAGGACATCAGCATTCACCATGAAGCT GACCAACATCTGCCTGACTCTTCTAGTCTTTATAAACGCAGTACATTCAGCAGCTATGAGAG ATGCATTTGAAATGAATCTGCATCTTGACCACACTGATCCAACACAGCTCTCAG AAATGGATCTAGCAACAGAGAAAATTCTGGATGTTTTACATCCAATGGATCCGACTGCAG AATGTAAAGACCCAGAAATTGTCAACTCTGCTG ATGTTGCTGAAGAGAGATCTTTTGAGAGTAGCAACTCAG ACAGCAGATTAGCAGAAAGAACATCAATCGAAGACAGCAGAG ATGGTGATAGCGACAAGAGGTTAAAGCTGAGAACAACACTCAGAG ACACACACAAGGCATTACAGGAGCATTATGGGAACTCAGCAG AGAGTATGAGTATGGACAGGACTGTCATGGACATAGACATGACTGAGGACTCAAACAAACATATTAATGAAGCAACAG TGATGGAGGACATTAGTAGTCAGGAAATGGACAGATCTGAAGAGAACGGGAGATACCGACCTCCAAGAACCCGGAAGATGTTAGAAAAACACAACTCTGACACAAGCAGACACAATCTGGACTTTATGAAAGAGATGGATCCCATAATTCAGATTTCTGCCGGTAGAATGAACCTCAAAGGCCAGtctggtaaaccacatgatactGATAAACCCAAGCAGGAGAGCCACAGAAGGGCAATGGTTTTAGACAGCCCAGAGTCTGTGGACACCCCAGATAGACCAGACAGTGAAGAACGTGGTGATGATGGTCGAGGAACGTATCAGACACACATCTCAG GAATCAAAGCGAAACTGAACTATGCCGCTGACCAGGACACACTGGACGACAGCAGGGAATTGGTCGATCTGATCCCAGGATGCACTGAAACATCTGTTGAACATCCCATGGAAGAGAACAACGGTCTGGATGCCCCTAATGTGGACCAGAAGATTCAGAAGGTCTCGATGAGCTATCAGAACCAGCTGAGGAAAATATGTCCCACTAAGAGAATACGAGCATCCAACAACCCAAGAGCACAGCTGGATTTAGATAGTCCAGAAAGAGTCAACAGTGAACTTTTGGACAGAGACATCAGCAGAGAGATGCTGGAATATATGGTGGTTCCTTTGTAG
- the LOC127974962 gene encoding uncharacterized protein LOC127974962 isoform X1 has translation MTLLSKSETCTRIKPHMAHEPFRRTSAFTMKLTNICLTLLVFINAVHSAAMRDAFEMNLHLDHTDPTQLSEMDLATEKILDVLHPMDPTAECKDPEIVNSAGMFNYFLFYCFFFLTPKTNLADLADVAEERSFESSNSDSRLAERTSIEDSRDGDSDKRLKLRTTLRDTHKALQEHYGNSAESMSMDRTVMDIDMTEDSNKHINEATVMEDISSQEMDRSEENGRYRPPRTRKMLEKHNSDTSRHNLDFMKEMDPIIQISAGRMNLKGQSGKPHDTDKPKQESHRRAMVLDSPESVDTPDRPDSEERGDDGRGTYQTHISGIKAKLNYAADQDTLDDSRELVDLIPGCTETSVEHPMEENNGLDAPNVDQKIQKVSMSYQNQLRKICPTKRIRASNNPRAQLDLDSPERVNSELLDRDISREMLEYMVVPL, from the exons ATGACCCTATTGTCCAAATCAGAGACCTGCACTCGTATAAAGCCACACATGGCACATGAGCCCTTCAGAAGGACATCAGCATTCACCATGAAGCT GACCAACATCTGCCTGACTCTTCTAGTCTTTATAAACGCAGTACATTCAGCAGCTATGAGAG ATGCATTTGAAATGAATCTGCATCTTGACCACACTGATCCAACACAGCTCTCAG AAATGGATCTAGCAACAGAGAAAATTCTGGATGTTTTACATCCAATGGATCCGACTGCAG AATGTAAAGACCCAGAAATTGTCAACTCTGCTGGTATGtttaattatttcttattttattgctttttttttttaacacccaAAACAAATCTGGCAGATCTTGCAG ATGTTGCTGAAGAGAGATCTTTTGAGAGTAGCAACTCAG ACAGCAGATTAGCAGAAAGAACATCAATCGAAGACAGCAGAG ATGGTGATAGCGACAAGAGGTTAAAGCTGAGAACAACACTCAGAG ACACACACAAGGCATTACAGGAGCATTATGGGAACTCAGCAG AGAGTATGAGTATGGACAGGACTGTCATGGACATAGACATGACTGAGGACTCAAACAAACATATTAATGAAGCAACAG TGATGGAGGACATTAGTAGTCAGGAAATGGACAGATCTGAAGAGAACGGGAGATACCGACCTCCAAGAACCCGGAAGATGTTAGAAAAACACAACTCTGACACAAGCAGACACAATCTGGACTTTATGAAAGAGATGGATCCCATAATTCAGATTTCTGCCGGTAGAATGAACCTCAAAGGCCAGtctggtaaaccacatgatactGATAAACCCAAGCAGGAGAGCCACAGAAGGGCAATGGTTTTAGACAGCCCAGAGTCTGTGGACACCCCAGATAGACCAGACAGTGAAGAACGTGGTGATGATGGTCGAGGAACGTATCAGACACACATCTCAG GAATCAAAGCGAAACTGAACTATGCCGCTGACCAGGACACACTGGACGACAGCAGGGAATTGGTCGATCTGATCCCAGGATGCACTGAAACATCTGTTGAACATCCCATGGAAGAGAACAACGGTCTGGATGCCCCTAATGTGGACCAGAAGATTCAGAAGGTCTCGATGAGCTATCAGAACCAGCTGAGGAAAATATGTCCCACTAAGAGAATACGAGCATCCAACAACCCAAGAGCACAGCTGGATTTAGATAGTCCAGAAAGAGTCAACAGTGAACTTTTGGACAGAGACATCAGCAGAGAGATGCTGGAATATATGGTGGTTCCTTTGTAG